A single Candidatus Hydrogenedentota bacterium DNA region contains:
- a CDS encoding biopolymer transporter ExbD: MTGNNSPKIEGINITPLTDIFLVLLIIMMVVAPMLEYRGLSASLVSDTPSTEENKDKEKEVTLVSIGPDGTFTVEGEAVTSPDLPAVLGRQATSHPDGVLIEIHPEAALESLTRAMDSAQAAGIANVSLLEKTPPPPAETPKK; the protein is encoded by the coding sequence ATGACCGGCAACAACTCGCCAAAGATAGAAGGCATCAACATCACGCCGCTCACCGACATCTTCCTTGTGCTGCTGATTATCATGATGGTCGTGGCGCCCATGCTGGAATACCGCGGACTCTCCGCGTCGCTCGTCAGCGACACGCCGTCCACGGAAGAAAACAAGGACAAAGAAAAGGAAGTCACCCTCGTCTCCATCGGTCCCGATGGAACGTTCACGGTCGAAGGCGAAGCAGTTACGTCACCCGACTTGCCCGCCGTTCTTGGACGTCAAGCCACGTCGCATCCCGACGGTGTACTCATCGAGATTCATCCCGAGGCCGCGCTTGAGTCACTCACGCGTGCCATGGATTCCGCGCAAGCCGCCGGTATCGCGAATGTTTCGCTGCTCGAGAAGACTCCCCCTCCCCCCGCCGAAACACCAAAGAAATAA
- a CDS encoding MBL fold metallo-hydrolase, protein MQISEHIHGLKIPFSIPVGEGAAIERSVYVYLVVGETITVVDSGVAGSEEAILAYVKSLGRSRRDVSTLLLTHSHPDHVGGALPLVEACGCEVWAHAGEADWIEDTDKQYRERPVPGFKGLVAGPVKVSRALADGETLDLGAGIGAHVLHTPGHSRGSISLFIEPDNALISGDAIPQAGAMPIYEDVSGSIASLQKLLAVESASMLLSAWDAPRFGGDVTKSIQEGLGYIEAIDRAVQECLTHVNGDDPMGLCKAVVAVLGLPAFSVNPLVARSVLAHIR, encoded by the coding sequence GTGCAGATTTCGGAGCATATCCATGGTTTGAAGATTCCGTTTTCGATTCCCGTTGGGGAGGGGGCGGCCATTGAGCGGTCTGTGTACGTGTATCTCGTTGTCGGAGAGACGATAACGGTCGTCGATAGCGGCGTTGCGGGGAGTGAGGAGGCCATTCTGGCGTACGTCAAGTCGCTGGGAAGGAGCCGCCGGGATGTTTCGACGCTGCTGCTCACGCATTCGCATCCGGATCACGTTGGCGGGGCGTTGCCGCTTGTGGAGGCGTGCGGTTGCGAGGTGTGGGCGCATGCGGGGGAAGCCGATTGGATTGAGGACACGGACAAGCAGTATCGCGAGCGGCCAGTTCCGGGATTCAAGGGATTGGTTGCGGGGCCCGTGAAAGTCTCGCGCGCGCTCGCCGATGGAGAAACGCTCGATCTTGGCGCGGGTATTGGTGCGCACGTGCTGCACACACCGGGACATTCGCGCGGTTCGATTTCTTTGTTCATCGAACCGGACAACGCGCTGATATCAGGTGACGCCATTCCGCAAGCGGGTGCGATGCCGATCTATGAGGACGTGAGCGGTTCTATTGCTTCGTTGCAGAAGCTGCTCGCCGTTGAGAGCGCCTCCATGCTTCTGTCCGCATGGGATGCTCCGCGTTTTGGCGGCGACGTCACAAAGTCGATTCAAGAAGGACTCGGGTATATCGAAGCCATCGACCGTGCCGTACAGGAATGTCTGACGCATGTAAACGGTGACGACCCGATGGGATTGTGCAAAGCCGTCGTTGCGGTACTGGGACTTCCAGCATTCTCGGTCAATCCGCTCGTCGCGCGTTCGGTTCTCGCGCATATTCGGTGA